A DNA window from Vigna unguiculata cultivar IT97K-499-35 chromosome 10, ASM411807v1, whole genome shotgun sequence contains the following coding sequences:
- the LOC114165738 gene encoding 7-deoxyloganetic acid glucosyltransferase-like: MEQRLLHVVALPFPAEGHIKPMFNLAKLLCHKGHKITFVNTQHTHNRLLQSSGLPSFDTDFRFTFVADGVPHDVPPNDFSVILSPTSRSKVAEEFREMLRSLVGNPPQWGPPSCIVVDGMMSTIAMDSAEELGVPVIIFRTYSATATWVTIHVSKVIQEGVMNMQDPEDVQKVLSSIQGLENLLRDRDLPSLFKLKPGNSGLDFYMKETLTMTRASALILNTFDHLEAPIITKLTTVFPRVYSLGPLHTHVKNQVTKNPSISLNIAKEDKSCITWLDHQRAKSVIYVSFGTVVKLSVEQLLEFWHGLVNSLKPFLWVVRKDLMNREGDFFHKNVAKELELGTKERGLLVPWAPQEEVLGHPAVGGFLTHCGWNSTLECIAEGVPMLCFPLLVDQTINSRCVSEQWGIGVDVDGTCDRFTIEKMVKDVLENRIEGLRNSVDEIAKQARNSVKAAGSSSHNIESMIKDIVSMKHEK; encoded by the exons ATGGAACAACGCCTTCTCCACGTAGTGGCCTTACCCTTTCCAGCTGAAGGTCACATCAAACCGATGTTCAATTTAGCAAAACTTCTTTGCCACAAAGGCCACAAAATCACCTTCGTCAACACCCAACACACCCACAATCGCCTCCTCCAGTCCTCTGGCTTACCGTCCTTCGACACAGATTTTCGCTTCACATTCGTCGCCGATGGCGTGCCTCACGACGTTCCTCCGAACGACTTCAGCGTGATACTGTCTCCGACCAGCAGGTCCAAGGTTGCCGAGGAGTTCCGAGAGATGTTGAGAAGCCTTGTCGGGAATCCCCCGCAGTGGGGCCCGCCTTCTTGCATCGTTGTGGATGGGATGATGTCAACGATTGCCATGGACTCTGCTGAAGAGTTGGGTGTCCCGGTCATCATTTTCCGAACCTACAGTGCCACTGCGACGTGGGTGACAATCCACGTAAGCAAAGTTATTCAAGAAGGAGTGATGAATATGCAGGATCCgg AAGATGTACAAAAGGTGCTATCAAGCATTCAAGGGTTAGAGAATTTATTGAGAGATCGTGATCTTCCATCTCTTTTCAAACTGAAACCTGGAAACTCTGGTCTCGATTTCTACATGAAAGAAACCTTAACCATGACGCGAGCTTCTGCTCTGATACTCAATACATTCGATCATTTAGAAGCTCCCATTATCACAAAGCTCACTACTGTGTTTCCGAGAGTCTACTCATTAGGCCCTCTTCACACTCACGTCAAGAACCAAGTCACCAAAAACCCTTCAATATCCCTTAATATTGCAAAAGAAGACAAAAGTTGCATAACTTGGCTCGACCATCAAAGGGCAAAGTCAGTGATTTATGTCAGTTTTGGCACTGTGGTGAAGCTTTCAGTTGAGCAGTTGTTGGAGTTTTGGCATGGTTTAGTGAATAGTTTGAAGCCTTTCTTGTGGGTTGTTAGGAAGGACTTGATGAATAGAGAAGGTGATTTTTTCCATAAGAATGTGGCTAAAGAGCTTGAGTTGGGTACTAAAGAGAGGGGGTTGTTGGTGCCATGGGCACCTCAAGAGGAGGTTTTGGGGCACCCAGCTGTGGGTGGTTTCTTGACACATTGTGGTTGGAATTCTACACTGGAATGCATTGCTGAAGGGGTGCCTATGCTTTGTTTTCCTTTGCTGGTTGATCAGACAATAAACAGTAGGTGTGTGAGTGAGCAATGGGGGATTGGAGTTGATGTAGATGGGACCTGTGATAGGTTCACTATTGAGAAGATGGTGAAGGATGTGTTGGAGAATCGGATAGAAGGGCTCAGAAACTCCGTGGATGAGATTGCAAAACAAGCTCGAAATAGTGTTAAAGCAGCTGGTTCTTCTTCTCATAATATAGAGAGTATGATCAAGGACATCGTGTCAATGAAGCATGAGAAATAG
- the LOC114165282 gene encoding uncharacterized protein LOC114165282 → MVESDPSTPIATIISSIQTSMGYNTTFRKAWLAKQQAIENVYGNWEQSYNRLSCLLQAMQTYLPGFVYKLKTSPITNGEEVVENQQHFRRVFWTFKPCIDGFPFCKPIVQVDGTFLYGRYRGTLLVAVAQDGRNNIFPIAFAIVEGETVEACFFFLKNLRTHVTPQQNLCLMSDHHNSISTTFNRPNSGWTEGNCVQVFCIRHIAQNFTKRFKNTTLKKDLVNMAYALTEPRCNYYYNIIREDNPKAAAWVDQIPREQWCLAYDQGRRWGHITTNLAEAINSVLKKTRNFPISSIVLATYTRCNTYFTKRGRKITAMASAGHVYSEATNFLQDADSKSNTHHVVEFDRNTTRFRVEEMVNPKEVRPAGKFVVRLDERWCDCGKFQKIHLPCSHVIAACKHAHHDFSMYISPHYRLDVIMKVFDNLFGELRHEEYWPPYQGPQVWPHPTTKRSERGRPKSNRIRTEMDIKEGRQSKKCSFCRTEGHTRNHCPNNPTLR, encoded by the exons ATGGTGGAGTCAGACCCATCCACACCAATTGCAACAATAATTTCTTCCATCCAAACCTCTATGGGATATAACACAACCTTCAGAAAGGCATGGTTAGCAAAACAACAAGCAATTGAAAATGTGTACGGAAACTGGGAACAATCTTACAACCGATTGTCGTGCTTACTACAAGCCATGCAAACGTATTTGCCTGGGTTTGTATACAAGTTGAAAACCAGTCCAATTACAAACGGGGAGGAGGTCGTAGAAAACCAACAACACTTTCGAAGAGTGTTCTGGACATTCAAACCATGCATTGATGGCTTCCCATTTTGCAAACCAATAGTGCAAGTGGATGGAACCTTCCTTTACGGAAGGTATAGGGGCACCCTTCTAGTAGCTGTTGCACAAGATGGGAGAAATAACATTTTTCCCATTGCATTTGCTATAGTAGAGGGTGAAACCGTCGAagcttgtttttttttccttaaaaacctAAGGACACACGTTACGCCTCAACAAAATTTGTGCTTAATGTCAGACCACCACAATTCAATCAGTACAACATTCAACAGGCCCAATAGTGGCTGGACTGAAGGGAACTGTGTGCAGGTGTTTTGTATTCGACACATtgcacaaaattttacaaaaagattcaagaatacAACTCTTAAAAAGGACCTCGTCAACATGG cgTACGCATTGACGGAGCCACGATGTAACTACTACTACAACATCATTAGAGAAGACAACCCAAAAGCAGCAGCTTGGGTAGACCAAATTCCAAGGGAGCAGTGGTGTCTTGCATATGATCAAGGAAGAAGGTGGGGTCACATAACAACGAATCTAGCTGAAGCAATAAATTCTGTCCTGAAGAAGACAAGGAATTTTCCCATTTCATCCATAGTATTGGCCACGTACACCAGGTGCAACACATACTTCACAAAAAGAGGTAGGAAAATAACTGCAATGGCCAGTGCTGGTCATGTGTACTCTGAAGCGACCAACTTCCTACAAGATGCGGACTCCAAGTCAAACACGCACCATGTCGttgaatttgatagaaataCCACAAGATTCAGAGTGGAAGAGATGGTCAATCCCAAAGAAGTACGTCCTGCAGGAAAATTTGTGGTTAGATTAGATGAAAGGTGGTGCGATTgtggaaagtttcaaaaaatacatctaCCATGTTCACATGTTATTGCAGCTTGCAAGCATGCACATCACGACTTCAGCATGTACATAAGTCCCCATTATAGGCTGGATGTCATCATGAAAGTATTTGACAATTTATTTGGCGAGTTAAGACATGAAGAATATTGGCCACCATACCAAGGGCCACAGGTTTGGCCTCATCCTACCACAAAAAGGAGCGAGAGGGGTCGTCCTAAATCAAATAGAATTAGGACTGAGATGGACATTAAGGAAGGAAGACAATCAAAAAAGTGTTCCTTTTGTAGAACTGAAGGACACACAAGAAATCATTGTCCTAATAACCCTACACTTAGATGA